In Bacillota bacterium, the following are encoded in one genomic region:
- the rlmD gene encoding 23S rRNA (uracil(1939)-C(5))-methyltransferase RlmD has translation MATKGKTKPVKIGGQYQVEITGLGHSGEGVARIDNFTVFVDGGLPGDSAVVTVTDVRKNYGRAKLVDVESPSAGRITPACPVHDTCGGCQFQAFNYQHQLEWKRQRVIDELTRIGGLPQVAVEPVLGMENPYGYRNKSQYPVTKDFLGNIILGFYQRGTHKVVRSPIGCLNDHPLNVKAIRAVETLLNDLQASVYDEGTGKGLFRHVVARTSAATQEVMVVLVTNGEEIPRLEEIITGLQATVPEMVSLNQNINTENTNVIFGPKTKLLWGKPTIEDWIGGLRFQISPRSFFQVNPTQTQVLYRVAKEFAGLTGKERVVDGYCGIGTIALYVADKASQVIGIENVPEAIADAKENAVANGIDNVEFFADQVEDRLPQLIAAGKEPDVVILDPPRRGVDTRALDALVAAKVPRIVYVSCNPSSLARDLGYLHSHGYQVLQVQPVDMFPHTAHVECVTLMSRL, from the coding sequence ATGGCAACCAAGGGTAAAACTAAACCGGTCAAAATCGGTGGACAGTACCAGGTGGAGATCACGGGACTGGGTCATTCTGGGGAGGGCGTGGCCCGAATCGATAACTTTACTGTATTTGTTGACGGTGGTCTTCCCGGTGATAGTGCAGTGGTGACGGTAACCGATGTGAGAAAAAACTATGGACGGGCAAAGCTGGTCGACGTCGAAAGCCCCTCTGCGGGACGCATCACACCGGCCTGTCCGGTACATGACACTTGTGGCGGCTGCCAGTTTCAGGCCTTTAATTACCAACACCAACTGGAGTGGAAACGGCAGCGGGTAATCGATGAGTTGACCCGTATCGGTGGATTGCCCCAGGTAGCGGTGGAGCCGGTCCTAGGAATGGAGAATCCCTACGGATATCGAAACAAAAGTCAATATCCCGTCACTAAAGATTTCCTGGGAAATATTATTCTAGGATTTTATCAACGGGGAACACATAAAGTGGTAAGATCCCCCATCGGGTGTCTGAACGACCACCCGCTGAACGTCAAGGCGATCCGGGCCGTGGAGACTCTGCTCAATGACCTGCAGGCCTCGGTCTATGACGAGGGGACGGGTAAGGGATTGTTTCGCCATGTGGTGGCCAGAACCAGTGCTGCAACCCAGGAGGTAATGGTGGTGCTGGTAACCAATGGTGAAGAGATTCCCCGACTGGAAGAGATCATTACGGGACTACAGGCCACGGTGCCGGAAATGGTCAGTCTCAACCAGAATATCAATACCGAGAATACCAACGTGATCTTCGGACCCAAGACAAAGCTGCTGTGGGGAAAGCCCACCATCGAGGATTGGATTGGAGGTTTGCGGTTTCAGATCTCGCCCCGGTCCTTCTTTCAGGTTAATCCCACTCAAACCCAGGTTCTTTATCGGGTTGCCAAGGAATTTGCCGGACTGACGGGGAAAGAACGGGTCGTCGATGGGTACTGCGGCATCGGTACAATTGCTTTGTATGTGGCAGATAAGGCAAGCCAAGTGATTGGAATTGAAAACGTCCCCGAAGCCATCGCGGATGCGAAGGAGAACGCCGTCGCTAATGGTATCGACAACGTGGAATTCTTTGCCGATCAGGTTGAAGACCGTCTGCCTCAGCTGATTGCGGCGGGAAAGGAACCCGATGTGGTCATCTTAGATCCTCCCCGCAGGGGAGTAGATACCCGTGCCCTGGACGCCCTGGTGGCCGCTAAAGTCCCGCGGATTGTCTATGTGTCCTGCAACCCCAGTTCCTTAGCTAGGGACCTCGGCTACTTGCATTCCCATGGTTACCAAGTACTTCAGGTTCAGCCGGTGGATATGTTTCCCCATACAGCACATGTGGAGTGCGTCACATTGATGTCGCGGCTGTAA
- the ggt gene encoding gamma-glutamyltransferase: MGKNGAVATSHPLAAQVGLQILAEGGNAIDAAVATAAALTVLEPTSNGLGSDAFAIVWDGKKLHGLNASGRSPKALTYEEMLKHSEEVDGKRSIPKFGWLPVTTPGAVSGWVELVDKFGSMPLSKLVEPAAKYAEEGHPVPPVIAHYWTFSEKRFKDNEEFKAVFLPNSRAVGPGEVFKCPEQARTLRLIGESNGEAFYRGELAEAIANHAANTGGYLTREDLAEHKAEWVELISTNYRGFDIWEIPPNGQGIVALMALNILEGYDLSRMPLTSAQRLHLVIEALKLAFADAHRYVADPSVERVPTQELLSKEYAKSRRALIDPNRALKGVEPGDPLGDTVYLCTADKEGRMVSFIQSNYMGFGSGIVVPGTGITLQNRGCGFTLEEGHPNVYAPNKRSYHTIIPSFISKDGVPLAAFGVMGGDMQPQGHVQVASGIIDYGLNPQAALDAPRVRVLDSGGIDIESTVNPEVVRELAKMGHDIKMVAEMAGFGGGQMIWRDPETGVYVAGTEPRKDGQALAL, translated from the coding sequence TGCCGCGGTGGCCACGGCGGCAGCCCTCACGGTCCTGGAGCCTACTTCCAACGGCCTCGGAAGCGATGCCTTTGCGATTGTGTGGGATGGTAAGAAGCTGCATGGATTGAACGCCTCGGGCCGCAGTCCCAAGGCATTGACCTACGAGGAGATGCTCAAGCATTCCGAGGAAGTAGACGGGAAACGGTCCATTCCGAAGTTTGGCTGGTTGCCGGTCACTACTCCAGGGGCAGTATCCGGGTGGGTGGAGTTGGTGGACAAGTTTGGCTCGATGCCCTTGTCCAAGCTGGTGGAGCCCGCGGCTAAATACGCCGAGGAGGGGCATCCCGTTCCTCCGGTAATCGCCCATTATTGGACCTTTTCCGAGAAGCGCTTCAAGGACAATGAAGAGTTCAAGGCTGTCTTCTTGCCCAATTCCCGGGCTGTAGGGCCGGGGGAAGTATTCAAGTGCCCGGAACAAGCTAGAACCCTACGGTTGATTGGTGAGTCCAACGGTGAAGCCTTCTATCGTGGTGAGCTGGCAGAGGCCATTGCCAACCATGCCGCCAATACCGGTGGATACTTGACCCGAGAGGATTTGGCCGAGCACAAGGCTGAGTGGGTAGAGCTTATTTCCACCAACTATCGTGGCTTTGATATCTGGGAAATCCCGCCCAATGGTCAGGGAATCGTCGCGTTGATGGCGCTGAATATCCTGGAGGGGTATGATCTATCCCGTATGCCCTTAACCTCGGCACAAAGATTGCATTTGGTCATTGAGGCGTTGAAACTGGCCTTTGCCGACGCCCATCGGTATGTGGCAGACCCCTCGGTGGAAAGGGTTCCGACCCAGGAGCTGCTGAGCAAAGAGTATGCCAAGTCTCGACGGGCTCTGATAGATCCCAACAGGGCGCTGAAGGGCGTAGAACCTGGAGATCCCTTGGGCGATACCGTTTATCTGTGCACAGCAGACAAGGAAGGGCGCATGGTGTCCTTCATTCAGTCCAACTATATGGGCTTTGGTTCCGGCATAGTCGTTCCCGGAACGGGAATCACCCTGCAGAATCGGGGATGCGGTTTCACTCTAGAAGAGGGTCATCCCAACGTATATGCGCCAAACAAACGTTCTTATCACACCATTATTCCCAGCTTCATCAGCAAGGACGGGGTACCCTTGGCAGCCTTTGGCGTCATGGGTGGGGACATGCAGCCCCAGGGACATGTGCAGGTGGCCAGCGGAATCATTGACTACGGTCTCAATCCCCAAGCGGCCCTCGATGCTCCCCGGGTGCGAGTGTTGGATAGTGGCGGCATAGACATTGAAAGCACCGTTAATCCCGAGGTTGTCCGGGAGCTGGCTAAGATGGGTCACGACATTAAGATGGTGGCTGAAATGGCAGGCTTCGGAGGCGGCCAGATGATCTGGCGAGATCCTGAGACGGGGGTATACGTCGCGGGAACGGAACCTCGCAAGGATGGGCAAGCGCTTGCCCTGTAG